One segment of Desulfosudis oleivorans Hxd3 DNA contains the following:
- a CDS encoding PAS domain S-box protein: protein MVIATVMLLVAGVAFTGWTIQRADQAMRRDLLQKAQQIANFVNVKNIMALSGTSDDKDHPIYKRLQQQLNTVRAAAGYRYLYLMGRNSGEQKERPTKIFFLLDTQDDRLETDTACGPGEPYEEAAEDLIHAFRTGVPVVEGPVSDRWGTWVSALVPLFDPGQTVYDSALPSDARDLIQKAVDFYHAHGRDRLLEEMRKKNGLFHHGDLYAFAYDLDMTFVAHPVKPSLVGQNWIDKKDRPGGRYFRREIQKTALSKGSGWVDYEYENPVNRQIEPKTTFVQRLDDLILCAGAYTGTGSVVAVLGMDVDAHDWKMMLLRAGLPPALLTLALAAILLTGHILLTRRSRQVTLPPLWMQSLVPVLVIATGLVLTMFAAWTAHQAEEKARGEIFSRLAASRANALAVSLHKLRDTELEGLAGFMERPGDITEADFRRYASYLEKNPTVLTWVWTPAVPAEQKAAFENRARKAGMKDFTVWQQNADGKKMPATGRDIYYPVLFMAPLAGSESVPGFDIGSEPLRRKALETSIRTGLSTASDPITLVQETGGQKGLLVVHPVFRGPPSDTPNGFVVAGLRMGTLLQNAVQERPAVVDMALLDRYGQPQRLAAIQANELPSSTGLAVTYFMPMLGKVFSVTVYPDAEFVKLHPARAGLAAAFTGLLLTAAVTLVMVGYIRRRRQLEGLVAQRTRSLRESEKRYAQIVENANDTIFTTDENGRFSFVNPVAQKISGYDETELLGRHFTMLIPPEHHEAVARFYGIQFTEKTPNTYYEMPMLRKDGKRVWLGQNTGLILKNGRVAGFQVVARDITDRKQAEAALRAEVMRNRTITGTAQDAIVMIDPKGDISFWNPAAERMFGYTGQEALGQNLHRLLPPQRYHAAHLKAFLQFQQTGMGDATGKTLELAALDKDGREFPIELSLSALRLDDGWHAVGIMRDITDRKRAEDKLRSAHERIHALMESVQAGIILVRKSDRVIVEANPAAARIADVSVDALVGTPCQEHFCPAEIGRCPVFDLGQEVDNSERSVYRADGKHVPILKTVTSLSLDGEDYLLESFVDITDLKRAEEELRFQTRLQELLTEISTTYISLPLDRMDVAVENSLGEMGIFVGADRVYLFDYDFEKQVCNNTHEWCAAGIAPRIDTLQAIPFSAIPQWVNAHRQGKTLYIDDIKALTPEDGVRRLLEPQGVQSMIAVPLMDNERCLGFAGFDSISALRHYSDAEKKLLTVFAQMLVNIRKRHEIEQSLHQATQRARAATQAKSEFLANMSHEIRTPMNGILGMTSLLLETELTGEQRRFAEIVRNNGDALLEIINDILDFSKIEAGKLELEMVDFSLNKLLEGLAGALSVQAHKKGIELIYDIEPGTPSHVRGDPGRLRQILANLMGNAIKFTEKGEVFVQIKTGEAVAADTVAETEAGAPDVKSTEPEVAVSVSDNDAPAVTLLFSVKDTGIGISPEKIETIFESFTQADSSITRNFGGTGLGLTISRKLAGMLGGKLWVTSNPGAGSTFAFTARFEAPEEAVVALEEHPPLDLDRARILVVDDNATNRLILNRTLTGYGASVTEADSAIRGLFEFRRAADEGNPFRLALIDCRMPGMDGFGLAERMHKAPVRTGTTEIMMLTSDNRSGDLEKCRNLGISRYLIKPISRKDILDASPPSWAVKPWPQTTGSPSRPFRRRFPPHASCWWRIQRTTGFSCRHT from the coding sequence ATGGTTATCGCAACGGTGATGCTGCTTGTTGCCGGTGTCGCGTTTACCGGGTGGACAATCCAGCGCGCCGATCAGGCCATGCGGCGCGATCTGCTGCAAAAGGCCCAACAGATCGCGAACTTCGTCAATGTAAAAAACATCATGGCGCTTTCCGGCACAAGTGACGACAAAGACCATCCGATATACAAAAGACTTCAGCAACAGCTCAACACGGTCCGCGCCGCGGCCGGATACCGATACCTGTACCTGATGGGAAGGAATTCGGGAGAGCAAAAAGAGCGACCGACGAAAATCTTTTTTCTTCTGGACACTCAGGATGACCGGCTGGAAACCGATACCGCCTGTGGCCCCGGTGAACCTTACGAAGAGGCGGCGGAGGACCTGATTCATGCCTTTCGAACGGGTGTGCCCGTGGTGGAAGGTCCTGTCAGCGACCGGTGGGGCACATGGGTGTCCGCCCTGGTTCCCCTGTTTGATCCCGGCCAGACGGTATACGACTCCGCGCTTCCGTCCGATGCCAGGGACCTGATACAAAAGGCCGTGGATTTTTACCACGCCCATGGCCGGGACCGGCTGCTGGAGGAAATGAGAAAAAAGAACGGGCTCTTTCACCATGGCGATCTGTACGCTTTTGCCTATGACCTGGACATGACGTTCGTGGCCCACCCGGTCAAACCCAGCCTGGTGGGGCAAAACTGGATCGATAAGAAAGATCGCCCCGGCGGCCGTTATTTCCGGCGGGAAATTCAAAAAACGGCTCTTTCCAAAGGTTCGGGCTGGGTCGATTATGAATATGAAAACCCCGTCAATCGACAGATCGAGCCGAAAACCACCTTTGTTCAGCGGCTGGACGATCTCATCCTCTGCGCCGGTGCCTATACGGGAACCGGAAGCGTTGTGGCGGTCCTCGGCATGGACGTGGACGCTCACGACTGGAAAATGATGCTGCTCCGGGCCGGCCTTCCGCCTGCCCTGCTGACGCTGGCACTGGCGGCCATCCTGCTGACCGGCCATATATTGCTGACGCGACGATCCCGGCAGGTCACCCTGCCGCCGTTATGGATGCAGTCTCTTGTCCCGGTGCTGGTAATAGCAACAGGCCTGGTTCTGACGATGTTCGCGGCATGGACGGCCCACCAGGCGGAAGAAAAGGCCCGCGGAGAGATATTCTCGCGACTTGCCGCAAGCCGGGCAAATGCCCTTGCGGTCTCACTTCACAAACTTCGGGATACCGAGCTGGAGGGGCTGGCCGGTTTCATGGAACGGCCCGGCGATATCACCGAAGCGGACTTCCGCCGCTACGCTTCATACCTGGAAAAGAACCCGACCGTCCTTACCTGGGTGTGGACACCGGCGGTGCCGGCGGAACAGAAAGCCGCTTTTGAAAACCGTGCGCGAAAGGCCGGGATGAAGGATTTTACCGTCTGGCAGCAGAACGCCGACGGCAAAAAGATGCCGGCCACAGGCCGGGATATTTACTACCCCGTTCTGTTTATGGCCCCGCTGGCGGGAAGTGAAAGTGTACCGGGTTTTGATATCGGTTCTGAACCGTTGCGCCGGAAGGCCCTTGAGACATCAATCCGCACCGGCCTGTCCACCGCCTCCGACCCCATCACTCTGGTGCAGGAGACCGGGGGGCAGAAAGGGCTGCTGGTTGTCCATCCCGTTTTTCGCGGCCCTCCTTCCGACACGCCGAACGGATTTGTCGTCGCCGGTCTGCGCATGGGCACGCTGCTGCAAAATGCCGTCCAGGAGCGGCCGGCCGTGGTCGACATGGCCCTTCTCGACCGATACGGCCAGCCACAACGCCTTGCCGCGATCCAGGCCAACGAGTTGCCCTCTTCCACCGGTCTTGCGGTGACCTACTTTATGCCCATGCTGGGCAAGGTGTTTTCCGTCACCGTTTATCCGGATGCCGAATTCGTCAAGCTTCATCCGGCCAGGGCGGGCCTGGCCGCCGCCTTCACCGGCCTGCTGCTGACCGCCGCTGTAACGCTGGTGATGGTCGGCTACATTCGACGCCGCAGGCAACTGGAAGGGCTGGTGGCCCAGCGGACCCGCAGTCTTCGTGAAAGTGAGAAACGCTATGCCCAGATCGTGGAAAACGCCAACGACACGATATTCACCACCGACGAAAACGGCCGTTTTTCCTTTGTCAACCCGGTGGCGCAAAAAATCAGCGGATACGACGAAACAGAACTTTTAGGCCGCCACTTCACCATGCTGATTCCTCCGGAACACCATGAGGCGGTGGCCCGTTTTTACGGCATTCAATTCACGGAAAAAACACCGAACACCTACTACGAAATGCCGATGCTGCGAAAGGACGGAAAGCGCGTCTGGCTCGGGCAGAATACGGGACTGATCTTGAAAAACGGCCGGGTCGCGGGTTTCCAGGTTGTTGCCCGCGACATCACCGACCGCAAACAGGCAGAAGCGGCCCTGCGGGCAGAGGTGATGCGCAATCGAACCATCACCGGCACGGCCCAGGATGCGATTGTCATGATCGACCCGAAGGGCGATATCTCTTTTTGGAACCCGGCAGCCGAGCGGATGTTCGGTTATACGGGCCAGGAGGCACTTGGACAAAATCTCCACCGGCTGCTGCCCCCACAACGATATCATGCGGCTCATTTAAAGGCGTTTCTCCAGTTCCAGCAGACCGGTATGGGCGATGCGACTGGGAAGACCCTCGAGCTTGCAGCCCTCGACAAGGACGGACGAGAATTCCCGATTGAATTGTCGTTGTCCGCACTGCGGCTTGACGACGGCTGGCATGCCGTGGGCATCATGCGTGATATCACCGATCGCAAGCGGGCCGAGGACAAGCTGCGTAGCGCCCATGAACGCATTCACGCGCTGATGGAATCGGTCCAGGCCGGAATCATCCTGGTGCGCAAAAGCGACCGGGTGATCGTCGAGGCCAATCCTGCCGCGGCCCGTATCGCCGACGTTTCAGTCGACGCCCTGGTCGGAACGCCCTGCCAGGAGCATTTCTGCCCGGCCGAAATAGGTCGCTGTCCGGTTTTCGATCTGGGGCAGGAAGTAGACAACTCTGAACGGTCCGTGTACCGCGCGGATGGAAAACACGTGCCTATTTTAAAAACCGTCACATCCTTGTCCCTGGACGGCGAGGACTATCTGCTGGAAAGTTTTGTGGATATTACGGACCTCAAGCGGGCCGAGGAGGAGCTGCGGTTTCAAACCCGTCTGCAGGAGCTGCTGACCGAGATTTCGACCACTTATATCAGCCTGCCCCTGGACCGCATGGACGTGGCGGTTGAGAACTCGCTGGGGGAAATGGGCATCTTTGTCGGCGCGGACCGGGTTTACCTGTTTGACTATGATTTTGAAAAACAGGTCTGCAACAACACCCATGAATGGTGCGCGGCCGGAATTGCGCCGCGGATCGACACGCTGCAGGCGATTCCGTTTAGCGCCATACCGCAATGGGTGAATGCCCACCGGCAAGGCAAAACGCTGTACATCGACGATATAAAGGCCTTGACGCCGGAGGACGGCGTCCGCCGTCTGCTGGAGCCGCAGGGCGTTCAAAGCATGATTGCCGTTCCCCTGATGGATAATGAACGCTGCCTGGGCTTCGCCGGTTTTGATTCCATCAGTGCCCTCCGCCACTATTCGGATGCCGAAAAAAAATTGCTGACGGTGTTCGCGCAAATGCTGGTGAACATCCGTAAACGGCACGAAATCGAACAGTCGCTGCACCAGGCCACCCAACGGGCCAGGGCCGCCACGCAGGCCAAAAGTGAATTTCTCGCCAACATGAGCCATGAAATACGGACGCCCATGAACGGTATTCTCGGCATGACCTCCCTGCTCCTTGAAACGGAACTGACCGGAGAGCAGCGCCGTTTCGCCGAAATCGTCCGCAACAACGGAGACGCGCTTCTGGAGATCATCAACGACATTCTTGATTTTTCCAAAATCGAGGCGGGCAAACTGGAACTCGAGATGGTCGATTTCAGCTTGAATAAACTGCTGGAAGGGCTGGCCGGCGCACTCAGCGTTCAGGCCCACAAAAAAGGGATCGAACTCATTTATGACATCGAACCCGGCACACCGTCTCATGTGCGCGGCGATCCCGGCCGCCTGCGACAGATACTTGCCAACCTCATGGGAAACGCGATCAAGTTTACGGAAAAGGGAGAAGTGTTCGTTCAGATAAAAACTGGAGAAGCAGTTGCGGCGGATACTGTTGCCGAAACCGAGGCCGGCGCACCGGACGTTAAATCAACCGAACCGGAGGTGGCGGTTTCCGTGTCCGACAATGACGCTCCTGCCGTGACGCTTCTCTTTTCCGTGAAAGATACCGGCATCGGCATTTCTCCGGAAAAAATCGAGACGATCTTTGAATCGTTCACTCAGGCCGATTCGTCCATAACCCGAAATTTCGGAGGGACCGGCCTGGGCCTGACCATTTCACGAAAACTGGCCGGCATGCTGGGCGGCAAGCTGTGGGTAACCAGCAATCCGGGCGCGGGCAGTACCTTTGCGTTCACGGCCCGGTTCGAGGCTCCAGAAGAAGCGGTTGTGGCGCTTGAAGAACATCCCCCGTTGGATTTGGACCGGGCCCGCATACTGGTGGTGGACGACAACGCCACCAACCGGCTGATCCTGAACCGCACGCTGACCGGATACGGCGCCTCGGTGACGGAGGCGGACAGCGCCATACGCGGGCTTTTTGAATTCAGGCGGGCGGCTGACGAGGGAAATCCGTTCCGGCTGGCGCTTATCGACTGCCGCATGCCCGGCATGGACGGATTCGGGCTGGCCGAAAGAATGCACAAAGCGCCGGTGCGCACCGGGACAACGGAAATCATGATGCTCACGTCAGACAACAGAAGCGGAGACCTGGAAAAATGCCGAAACCTCGGGATCTCCCGTTATCTCATCAAACCCATCAGCCGCAAGGACATCCTGGACGCATCGCCGCCGTCCTGGGCGGTAAAACCGTGGCCGCAGACGACAGGATCGCCGAGCCGGCCCTTCCGTCGACGCTTCCCGCCGCACGCATCCTGCTGGTGGAGGATTCAGCGGACAACCGGCTTCTCGTGCAGACATACCTGA
- a CDS encoding ankyrin repeat domain-containing protein, producing the protein MMGRQIIIFFLLLLISTLFFGSGFAVAEDINTAFVSACREGDYETVVRLLDKGADVNFGNRDYNSPLIGAVQSGRMDIVDLLLEKGADINQANRNGYTPLMTASSKCRLDMIKYFIDRGADINARTRSKNTTIMSAVHAGCAEAVKLLILNGADLNDRDDHGDTLLHIAARSPRDAPGIIHLLLDRGADIEARNNQKKTPLIYAAGKPKSLKVLLEQGADIHAVDIHGDTVITTGSMKDNPEAIQVLLQAGCDVNIRNKETGKTPLMEACVNGHINTAECLIKNRADVNAGYVLRTSGFQNMPRVYSSPDVAFISVAGTSYTDAENRETIIYKENGMTPLMEVSQRGFCDIAALLIKNRARINTASESGQTALMMACANGHDDVVELLIAQKADINARARNNTTALQLAAQSNYPRIAMRLLENGAKIDSQQADDSATLLVTSAENGNATIVKMLLDMGVDIESREKKDGSTALIKAAAKNNLEVAEILLKKGANVDGRDRSGCTAFYRATENGYVEMAKLLHSHGADINGSVENGYTPLIAAALANNIEMVKFLLDRKAGIDMQARNNSTALSVAAYEGNREAIKLLVKYGADCNVRGEFGRLPFHSAADRGDLDILKLLLTCTRDVNARDASGNTVLMSACGSGDANVVAYLLTRKLEVNVTDNYGTTPLMRASSSGYTDIADILIKSGADINARNYKGNSALSEAADRGQLDMVRFLINKGADVNFANNDGDYPIGLAARTNRLMVVEVLLDTASPDAVNRALRSTIKGGYLEIAKRLLKKNADPNFLYNSDMSPLIMAVNYVHMGMVELLLSHGADLDYRDKNGRTALMWASQRGLTSIAQCLLKNGADVNVKDKNQETALKYTAQMGNIPLMDMLLANGAAPSNYGTPEIVSAAVNEDINMAELLLKHGADINAQDRSGDTALMKAAEKGSPEMTNFLLRNHAKTDTVNRSGASAFLLACRNGNQAIIEMLLEKGADIDAVDKSGNTALLSAVMSRNWELVKFLISKGADVNTTNSRGYSVLAVAEEVKAPADVIKLLKKKNARSTRTRTGSGTVLQ; encoded by the coding sequence ATGATGGGCAGACAAATAATCATTTTTTTTCTTTTGCTTCTAATATCAACTTTGTTTTTCGGAAGCGGTTTTGCAGTTGCTGAAGATATAAACACGGCGTTTGTTTCAGCCTGCAGGGAAGGAGATTATGAAACCGTGGTGCGCCTGCTGGATAAGGGCGCGGATGTTAATTTCGGGAATAGGGACTACAATTCACCGTTAATCGGGGCGGTACAGTCCGGCAGGATGGATATTGTCGATCTCCTCCTTGAAAAAGGCGCTGATATTAACCAGGCTAACAGAAATGGCTATACGCCTTTAATGACGGCGTCGTCAAAATGCCGGCTTGATATGATAAAATATTTCATTGACCGGGGCGCGGACATTAACGCCAGAACCCGGTCAAAAAACACGACGATCATGAGCGCCGTTCATGCGGGATGCGCGGAAGCCGTCAAACTCTTGATTTTAAATGGTGCGGATTTAAACGACAGGGATGATCATGGTGATACGCTGTTGCATATTGCCGCCAGAAGCCCCCGTGACGCGCCTGGAATCATACACCTGCTTTTGGACCGGGGCGCTGATATCGAAGCCAGAAATAACCAGAAGAAGACACCGTTGATTTATGCTGCCGGCAAACCGAAATCTTTGAAAGTGCTGCTCGAACAGGGCGCGGACATTCACGCGGTGGATATTCATGGAGACACTGTTATCACCACAGGCTCAATGAAGGACAATCCTGAAGCGATACAAGTTCTTTTGCAAGCCGGTTGTGACGTAAACATCAGGAATAAAGAAACGGGCAAAACCCCTTTAATGGAAGCATGTGTAAATGGGCACATCAACACGGCTGAATGCCTGATTAAAAACAGGGCGGATGTTAACGCGGGCTACGTCCTTAGAACATCGGGTTTTCAAAATATGCCCCGCGTGTATAGCAGCCCCGACGTCGCTTTTATCTCCGTTGCCGGTACCTCATACACTGACGCTGAAAACCGTGAAACTATTATATATAAGGAAAACGGTATGACACCGTTAATGGAAGTGTCTCAGCGGGGATTTTGTGATATTGCAGCCCTGCTGATAAAAAACAGGGCCAGAATCAATACCGCGTCAGAAAGCGGGCAAACCGCGCTGATGATGGCATGCGCCAACGGCCATGATGATGTTGTTGAACTGCTGATAGCCCAGAAGGCTGATATTAATGCCAGGGCCAGAAATAATACCACGGCCTTGCAACTGGCAGCCCAAAGCAATTATCCCCGAATAGCCATGCGCCTCCTGGAAAACGGGGCAAAGATTGATTCCCAACAAGCGGATGACAGTGCCACGCTGCTGGTCACATCCGCTGAAAACGGAAACGCCACTATTGTGAAGATGCTTTTGGACATGGGAGTAGACATCGAGTCTCGGGAGAAAAAAGACGGAAGTACGGCGTTAATCAAAGCAGCCGCCAAAAACAATCTGGAAGTTGCGGAAATTCTGCTGAAAAAGGGCGCAAATGTTGATGGGCGGGACAGGAGCGGGTGTACGGCGTTTTATAGGGCGACGGAAAACGGATACGTGGAAATGGCGAAACTGCTGCATTCGCACGGGGCTGACATTAACGGGTCGGTGGAAAACGGTTACACGCCGTTGATTGCCGCCGCTTTGGCAAATAACATCGAAATGGTAAAATTCCTGCTGGACCGAAAAGCCGGGATTGACATGCAGGCTAGGAACAATTCAACCGCTCTATCAGTGGCGGCTTATGAGGGCAACAGAGAAGCAATAAAGCTCCTCGTTAAATATGGCGCGGACTGCAATGTCAGGGGGGAATTCGGTCGCCTCCCATTTCACTCAGCCGCCGATAGGGGGGATCTGGATATCTTGAAGCTTCTTTTAACATGCACCAGGGATGTGAATGCCAGGGACGCTTCAGGAAATACGGTACTTATGTCTGCATGTGGCAGTGGCGATGCGAATGTTGTCGCTTACCTGCTGACCAGGAAACTGGAGGTAAATGTAACGGACAATTACGGTACCACCCCGCTGATGCGCGCCAGCAGCAGCGGTTACACCGATATCGCCGATATTTTAATAAAATCCGGGGCCGATATTAATGCCAGAAACTATAAAGGCAATTCCGCGTTGTCAGAGGCAGCGGACCGAGGGCAGCTCGATATGGTTAGATTTTTAATCAACAAGGGAGCTGATGTAAATTTCGCGAATAACGATGGTGACTATCCGATAGGACTAGCGGCCCGGACCAACCGCCTCATGGTCGTAGAAGTTCTTCTTGATACAGCAAGCCCGGATGCCGTCAACAGAGCCTTAAGATCAACGATAAAAGGTGGTTATCTTGAAATCGCCAAACGTCTGTTGAAAAAAAACGCGGACCCGAACTTTCTTTATAATTCGGACATGTCACCACTTATTATGGCAGTCAATTATGTCCACATGGGGATGGTGGAGCTTTTGCTGTCACACGGCGCGGATCTGGACTATCGGGACAAGAACGGCAGAACCGCTCTCATGTGGGCGTCACAACGAGGCTTGACCAGCATCGCGCAATGCCTCCTGAAAAACGGCGCTGATGTCAACGTCAAAGACAAAAACCAGGAAACTGCATTAAAGTACACGGCCCAAATGGGGAATATACCGCTTATGGATATGCTTCTGGCAAACGGCGCTGCCCCGAGCAACTATGGCACGCCCGAGATCGTTTCCGCAGCCGTCAATGAAGATATCAATATGGCGGAGCTTTTGCTGAAGCATGGCGCAGATATTAACGCCCAAGACAGGTCGGGGGATACGGCGCTGATGAAGGCGGCAGAGAAAGGGTCCCCGGAAATGACAAATTTTCTTTTGCGAAACCATGCGAAAACAGACACAGTCAACCGAAGCGGGGCGTCCGCTTTTTTACTTGCATGCCGGAACGGCAATCAGGCAATTATTGAAATGCTGCTGGAAAAAGGTGCTGACATTGATGCTGTCGACAAAAGCGGCAACACAGCGCTGTTGAGCGCTGTCATGTCAAGAAACTGGGAACTTGTGAAATTCCTTATATCAAAGGGAGCGGATGTTAATACAACGAACAGCCGGGGCTATTCAGTCCTGGCTGTTGCAGAGGAAGTAAAAGCGCCCGCAGATGTTATAAAACTGCTGAAAAAGAAAAACGCCAGATCCACCAGGACCAGAACCGGCTCTGGCACTGTGCTGCAATGA
- a CDS encoding nuclease-related domain-containing protein, translated as MKSPLKDKPLRNPGESLDIELKDTLVADLLLYYVFACFMVLLAILEWWRWFKSSSPTPVPYTVVATTVILIAMFQHVRLRAKAKNLRLGRDSEKAVGQYLELLRETGAKVFHDIPGKGFNLDHVVIHETGIYVVETKALSKPDRGETRLVYNGENVLKNGLAPDRNPIDQVRAARNWLVNLLKESTGKKISARPVVVYPGWYIQPTAEAKSSDVWVLNPKALPAFIAHSKPQLSAEDVNLCAYHLGRYVRTEGV; from the coding sequence GTGAAGTCTCCGCTGAAGGACAAACCCCTGCGCAACCCCGGCGAATCGCTGGATATTGAGCTGAAAGACACACTGGTTGCAGATCTGCTTCTGTATTATGTGTTTGCCTGTTTTATGGTGCTTTTAGCTATTCTGGAATGGTGGCGATGGTTTAAAAGTTCTTCACCTACCCCAGTACCGTACACGGTGGTGGCGACAACGGTCATACTTATTGCGATGTTTCAGCATGTTCGGCTCAGGGCAAAAGCAAAGAACCTCAGACTTGGCAGAGACAGCGAAAAAGCGGTGGGCCAGTATCTTGAGCTTTTGCGAGAAACCGGAGCCAAGGTCTTTCATGATATTCCGGGGAAGGGTTTTAACCTCGACCATGTGGTGATTCATGAAACCGGAATATACGTTGTTGAAACAAAGGCCCTGTCCAAGCCGGATCGGGGGGAAACAAGGCTTGTGTACAACGGCGAAAACGTATTGAAAAACGGCCTTGCCCCGGACCGCAACCCCATTGACCAGGTCCGGGCCGCCAGAAACTGGCTTGTCAATCTGTTAAAAGAGTCTACCGGCAAAAAAATTTCCGCCCGCCCGGTGGTGGTCTATCCGGGCTGGTACATACAACCAACGGCTGAGGCAAAATCAAGCGACGTGTGGGTACTCAACCCCAAGGCCCTGCCGGCATTCATTGCCCACAGCAAGCCGCAGCTCAGCGCGGAAGATGTGAACCTTTGCGCGTATCATCTGGGACGGTATGTTCGTACGGAGGGTGTATGA
- a CDS encoding SLC13 family permease, whose translation MTLDQTVVFAVLLVTLIFFVWGRWRYDIVSLGALLAIFAAGLVPGDEVFAGFGHPAVITVAAVLIISRGLLNAGVVESISRLLEKVGNRPTLQVAALTGIVVVCSGFMNNVGALALMMPVAVWMSRKSGRSPSLLLMPLAFGSLIGGLITLIGTPPNIILATFRTETGSPPFGMFDFAPVGLGVAAAGLIFISLVGWRLTPRRQSGTEADELFEIDDYISEVVVPETSKMVGQTLYHLSLAMEKDRQVTMVALVRGERHIPAPSWYEVLSAGDILVVRADAEELQFLIDELGMELAANREADKAALESEDIRIMEVIVSPGSAMIGHTAMSMRLRRNHGVNLLAVARQGQRLKTRLGQTRFAAGDILLLQGGQEAISTFLSAMSCLPLAQRGFHLSRPRQVVMAVTIFGAAMAAAALDLAPVQVAFAGAALIMVVTGLIPLKEIYESVDWPIIILLGALFPLGTALETTGGAQLIADRLVLLSGRFPPWAVLAVLMAGTMLLSNVINNAAAAVLMAPIALSLAHGMGVSADPLLMAVAVGASCAFLTPVGHQSNALVMAPGGYRFGDYWRMGLPLSVIVMAVAVPLIVMVWSF comes from the coding sequence ATGACCCTTGACCAAACCGTTGTGTTTGCCGTGCTGCTGGTGACCCTGATCTTTTTTGTGTGGGGCCGGTGGCGGTATGACATTGTTTCCCTGGGTGCCCTGCTGGCGATCTTTGCCGCCGGGCTGGTGCCCGGAGACGAGGTGTTTGCCGGGTTCGGCCATCCGGCGGTGATCACGGTGGCGGCCGTGCTGATAATCAGCCGGGGCCTGCTCAACGCCGGAGTGGTGGAGAGCATCTCCCGGCTGCTGGAAAAGGTGGGCAACCGGCCCACCCTTCAGGTGGCGGCCCTTACCGGCATCGTGGTGGTCTGCTCGGGCTTTATGAACAACGTGGGGGCACTGGCCCTGATGATGCCCGTGGCTGTCTGGATGTCACGCAAAAGCGGGCGCTCCCCTTCCCTGCTGCTCATGCCCCTGGCCTTCGGCTCCCTGATCGGGGGCCTGATCACACTGATCGGTACGCCGCCCAACATCATTCTGGCCACCTTTCGTACCGAGACAGGCAGCCCCCCTTTTGGTATGTTTGACTTTGCCCCCGTAGGCCTGGGTGTGGCAGCGGCGGGCCTGATCTTTATTTCGCTGGTGGGCTGGCGGCTTACGCCCCGGCGGCAGAGCGGCACCGAGGCGGATGAACTGTTTGAAATTGACGACTACATCAGCGAAGTGGTGGTGCCGGAGACCTCAAAAATGGTGGGCCAGACCCTCTACCATCTCTCCCTGGCCATGGAAAAGGACAGGCAGGTTACAATGGTGGCCCTGGTGCGCGGAGAGCGCCATATTCCGGCACCGTCCTGGTACGAGGTGCTGTCCGCCGGAGACATCCTGGTGGTGCGGGCCGATGCAGAGGAACTGCAGTTTCTCATCGATGAGCTGGGCATGGAGCTGGCCGCCAACCGGGAGGCGGACAAGGCGGCCCTGGAGTCCGAGGATATTCGCATCATGGAAGTCATTGTTTCCCCGGGATCGGCCATGATCGGCCATACCGCCATGAGCATGCGGCTGCGGCGCAATCATGGCGTGAACCTGCTGGCCGTGGCCCGCCAGGGCCAGCGGCTCAAGACCCGGCTGGGCCAGACCCGGTTTGCCGCCGGCGACATCCTGCTGCTGCAGGGAGGGCAGGAGGCGATCAGCACCTTTCTTTCGGCCATGAGCTGCCTGCCCCTGGCCCAGCGCGGTTTTCATCTTTCCCGGCCCCGGCAGGTGGTGATGGCCGTGACGATTTTCGGCGCGGCCATGGCAGCCGCGGCCCTGGACCTGGCGCCGGTGCAGGTGGCCTTTGCCGGGGCCGCGCTGATCATGGTGGTGACCGGCCTGATTCCATTAAAGGAGATTTATGAAAGCGTGGACTGGCCCATCATCATTCTGCTGGGGGCGCTGTTTCCCCTGGGAACGGCCCTGGAGACCACGGGCGGGGCCCAGCTGATCGCCGACAGGCTGGTGCTGCTCTCCGGCCGGTTTCCGCCCTGGGCCGTTCTGGCCGTATTGATGGCCGGCACCATGCTGCTTTCCAACGTGATCAACAACGCCGCGGCCGCCGTGCTGATGGCCCCCATCGCCCTGAGCCTGGCCCATGGCATGGGCGTGTCCGCCGATCCGCTGCTCATGGCCGTGGCCGTGGGCGCCTCCTGCGCTTTTCTGACGCCGGTGGGCCACCAGTCCAACGCCCTGGTGATGGCGCCCGGCGGCTACCGGTTCGGCGATTACTGGCGCATGGGCCTGCCCCTCTCCGTTATCGTGATGGCCGTGGCCGTGCCCCTGATCGTGATGGTGTGGTCTTTTTAA